In Fervidobacterium nodosum Rt17-B1, one genomic interval encodes:
- a CDS encoding SLC13 family permease produces MNFLVFLLYILAYLLIIFRPKTASVTTFLIAISSLIVLNNTNFENIGEIVDFNTLLILFGMMVIVSVMKEKGVFIGVSNAIIDFSKGNFFKMLVLINVGVFFLSGFLDNVTTILIFFPILFYLSDVLNLDSRVLGLNDILFSNIGGMSTAIGDPPNIVIYSVSKIPFLDFITNIMPIALILLIIQLVILRKGIKFEQTSFQRQERNVVNKNWKYYLLYFIGVIFLMAFHDKFKLELGFITILSGLTLLFFESEDFNSRIQDIDWDMLFLISGLYILNWSIEHTKIFDILVFYLMPLKGSVILPLLILWVSIFSSGFIGALPTTLIFITIIKNLTYQMPVSLLYWSLVLGVGIGGNLTPVASMCNIIGNNLIRKLKNEYISFSEFTKNMLKPVLYGAIISSVFIVFKWYI; encoded by the coding sequence TTGAACTTCTTAGTTTTCTTATTGTACATACTTGCCTATCTTCTGATAATATTCCGTCCAAAAACAGCTTCCGTTACAACTTTTTTGATTGCTATATCATCCTTGATAGTTTTAAATAATACCAATTTTGAAAATATAGGTGAAATTGTTGATTTTAATACACTCTTGATACTTTTTGGGATGATGGTTATTGTATCCGTAATGAAAGAAAAAGGTGTATTTATAGGTGTTTCAAATGCTATAATAGATTTTAGCAAAGGGAACTTTTTCAAAATGCTTGTGCTAATTAACGTCGGTGTTTTCTTTCTTTCTGGATTTTTAGATAACGTTACAACAATTCTTATATTTTTCCCTATATTATTTTATTTATCAGATGTGCTGAATTTAGATTCAAGAGTATTAGGCCTTAATGACATTTTATTTTCAAACATCGGTGGAATGTCAACTGCAATAGGAGACCCTCCTAACATAGTTATATATTCCGTTTCCAAAATCCCCTTTCTAGACTTTATTACAAACATAATGCCTATCGCTTTAATCCTTCTCATTATTCAACTAGTAATTTTGAGAAAAGGTATAAAATTTGAACAAACATCCTTTCAAAGGCAAGAAAGAAATGTTGTAAATAAAAACTGGAAGTATTATCTTCTTTACTTCATCGGAGTCATTTTTCTAATGGCATTTCACGATAAATTTAAACTAGAATTAGGATTTATAACCATATTGTCTGGTTTAACCTTGCTCTTTTTTGAGAGTGAAGATTTTAATTCTAGGATTCAGGATATAGATTGGGACATGCTATTCCTCATCTCTGGACTTTACATTCTTAACTGGTCAATTGAACACACAAAAATATTTGACATACTTGTTTTTTATTTAATGCCATTAAAAGGAAGCGTAATTCTACCTTTGTTAATACTATGGGTTTCAATCTTTTCAAGTGGGTTCATCGGAGCTTTACCAACTACACTTATTTTTATCACAATAATAAAGAATTTAACATATCAAATGCCAGTATCTTTACTTTATTGGTCATTAGTACTGGGGGTTGGAATAGGAGGCAATCTTACACCAGTAGCTTCCATGTGTAATATTATTGGTAACAATTTAATAAGAAAATTAAAAAATGAGTACATAAGTTTTTCAGAGTTTACCAAAAATATGTTGAAGCCAGTTTTATATGGTGCTATAATCTCAAGTGTCTTTATAGTTTTTAAATGGTATATTTAA
- a CDS encoding endonuclease V, translating into MRNEFISEELIQKLKKEQNNLRQKVTITELDISKINIIAGVDVSYFEDKALGVVVVLNKDLELIDVVYSIDKVTFPYIPGFLAFREAPIIFKCFEKLREKNIVPDIVLFDGHGIAHPRGLGIASHIGVLLNIPTIGVAKRKLYGKCVEPKRVGQSTPLFDEEGKIIGYCYLPKKNSHPIYISPGHLSSPETSLEFVKSLIKKHKLPEPTRLAHYYTQKLKENKNI; encoded by the coding sequence ATGAGGAATGAATTTATCAGTGAAGAGTTAATCCAAAAATTAAAAAAAGAACAGAACAATCTGAGACAAAAAGTTACCATAACAGAACTTGATATATCTAAAATAAATATCATTGCCGGTGTTGACGTAAGCTATTTTGAAGACAAAGCTCTTGGTGTAGTTGTAGTATTAAATAAAGATTTAGAACTTATCGATGTTGTTTATAGTATAGATAAAGTAACTTTTCCTTACATACCAGGTTTTCTTGCTTTTAGAGAAGCACCTATTATTTTTAAATGCTTTGAAAAGCTGAGAGAAAAGAATATAGTCCCAGATATAGTTTTATTTGACGGACATGGAATTGCACATCCACGCGGTTTGGGAATAGCAAGTCACATAGGTGTGCTTCTTAATATCCCAACAATAGGAGTGGCCAAAAGAAAACTTTATGGCAAATGCGTCGAACCTAAGCGCGTTGGTCAATCTACACCTTTATTTGATGAAGAAGGCAAAATAATTGGATACTGTTACCTTCCAAAGAAAAATTCCCATCCTATCTATATCTCGCCAGGTCATCTTTCCAGTCCTGAAACTTCTTTAGAATTCGTTAAAAGCCTGATTAAGAAACACAAACTTCCAGAACCCACAAGGTTGGCACATTACTATACTCAAAAATTAAAAGAAAACAAAAATATTTAA
- a CDS encoding ISL3 family transposase — MLKSNYITELLKSKDIILHQMNENESEIELHISQVQKPHKCPKCGNITSKVHDYHTQKVKDVPIMGKKTYLIIRKRRYVCKACGKKFFEHISFLGKSQRMTNRLAAYIISQLGSLTSMKEVAKYTNVSVTTVMRLFDKVNPGQTVDEFSSEAICVDEFKGNAGGAKYQCIFVDPVKGQIIEILKDRKQNILIEYFKRLKGRDKVKYFICDMWRPFVEVAKTYFKNAKIVIDKFHFTRYVYWALENVRKRVQKELGSNLRRYFKRSRKLLLKNYEELEPEQREELEVMFWYSQDLRKAHQLKEEFKRVLKSSNSEEARLVLKKWIERAEQSGLSEFMRCVKVFRSWFSEIVNAFDVPYTNSTTEGFNNKIKVLKRNGFGYRNFERFRKRILYSCGR, encoded by the coding sequence GTGCTCAAATCTAATTATATCACTGAACTTTTAAAATCGAAAGATATTATTCTTCACCAAATGAATGAGAATGAAAGTGAAATAGAACTTCACATAAGTCAGGTACAAAAGCCCCACAAATGTCCTAAATGTGGTAATATTACAAGTAAGGTACATGATTATCACACACAGAAGGTAAAAGACGTACCTATAATGGGCAAGAAAACATATTTGATTATAAGAAAGAGAAGATATGTCTGCAAAGCATGTGGGAAGAAGTTTTTTGAACACATAAGTTTTTTAGGCAAATCTCAAAGGATGACAAATAGACTTGCAGCATATATTATAAGTCAACTTGGAAGTTTAACAAGTATGAAGGAGGTAGCAAAATACACAAATGTTTCAGTGACAACAGTTATGAGATTGTTTGATAAAGTAAATCCAGGTCAAACTGTAGATGAGTTTTCTTCTGAAGCAATATGTGTAGACGAGTTTAAAGGCAATGCAGGTGGAGCAAAATATCAATGTATATTTGTAGATCCTGTAAAAGGGCAAATAATCGAGATTTTGAAAGATAGAAAGCAAAATATTTTAATTGAGTATTTTAAGAGGCTGAAAGGTAGAGATAAAGTAAAATATTTTATCTGTGATATGTGGAGACCATTTGTAGAGGTAGCAAAAACATATTTTAAAAACGCTAAAATAGTGATAGACAAATTTCATTTTACCCGATACGTTTATTGGGCTTTAGAAAATGTGAGGAAAAGGGTACAAAAGGAATTAGGAAGTAATTTGAGGAGATATTTTAAGAGGAGTAGGAAGTTGTTATTGAAGAATTATGAAGAACTTGAGCCTGAGCAAAGAGAAGAATTAGAAGTAATGTTTTGGTATAGTCAAGATTTGAGGAAAGCCCATCAACTCAAAGAAGAATTTAAGAGAGTGTTAAAGAGCAGTAATTCTGAAGAAGCAAGACTCGTATTAAAAAAGTGGATAGAGAGAGCAGAGCAAAGTGGACTTTCTGAATTTATGAGATGTGTAAAGGTTTTTAGGAGCTGGTTTTCTGAGATAGTAAATGCATTTGATGTTCCATATACGAATAGTACGACAGAGGGTTTTAACAACAAGATAAAAGTATTAAAGAGGAATGGATTTGGATACAGGAATTTTGAAAGATTCAGGAAGAGGATTTTGTACAGTTGTGGTAGATAA
- a CDS encoding sodium:proton antiporter — protein MKLVVALIFGLVLYFVITGKLNKTIAAMVGALALLAIRVFPDPYEGLKNSIDINTILFLIGMMIFVRVMEVSGIFQYIAIKTLKLTGSNLKKLFFSMTFIVALISSFIDNVTTILIFVPVTFAITDILEIDPVPFILGEIFASNIGGAMTPIGDPPNILITSAARIPFAEFTKYMVPVNLVILFIIDLVIISISKSSMNKEFSKEFLNGFDEQKVVTNKKRFIMSGIFMIFIISLFLFQKQLKLESSIIGLIAGFFGLLLFEQHEITPFLEKVEWDVIFFFLGLFIITGAMEHVGLMNDIANFLVRISKGSSVLLVSIIVWASGILSGFIDNIPFAATMIPVIQNLPKINPQAFSNITPFWYALSLGACLGGNLTPVGASANVVGLSLLKKYKGKNISALCQVVGWVF, from the coding sequence GTGAAATTAGTGGTGGCATTGATTTTTGGTTTGGTGCTCTACTTTGTTATAACGGGCAAATTGAATAAGACCATTGCAGCGATGGTTGGAGCGTTAGCACTACTTGCAATAAGAGTTTTCCCAGATCCGTATGAGGGGCTTAAAAATTCTATAGATATCAACACAATATTATTTTTAATAGGAATGATGATATTTGTCAGAGTAATGGAAGTCTCTGGAATATTCCAATATATAGCTATTAAAACCTTAAAACTAACTGGTTCAAATTTGAAAAAGTTGTTTTTTTCCATGACCTTTATAGTTGCTTTGATTTCATCATTTATTGATAACGTAACAACTATTTTAATTTTTGTACCTGTTACTTTCGCTATAACTGATATTTTGGAAATAGATCCTGTGCCATTTATTCTCGGAGAAATATTCGCTTCTAATATCGGTGGTGCAATGACTCCAATTGGGGATCCACCAAACATTTTGATTACATCTGCAGCGAGAATACCATTTGCCGAGTTCACAAAATACATGGTCCCAGTTAATTTAGTTATATTATTTATCATTGACCTTGTTATAATCTCTATTTCCAAATCTTCTATGAATAAGGAATTTTCGAAAGAATTCCTTAACGGTTTCGACGAACAAAAAGTCGTTACGAACAAAAAAAGATTTATTATGTCTGGAATATTTATGATATTTATAATAAGTCTTTTCCTATTTCAAAAGCAGCTTAAATTAGAAAGTTCGATAATAGGTCTTATAGCTGGTTTCTTTGGTTTACTATTATTTGAACAACATGAGATAACACCGTTCTTAGAAAAAGTTGAATGGGATGTTATATTCTTTTTCCTTGGTTTATTCATAATTACCGGAGCTATGGAACATGTAGGGTTAATGAACGATATAGCCAATTTTTTGGTAAGAATATCAAAAGGCTCAAGCGTACTTTTGGTTTCAATAATAGTATGGGCATCTGGAATCCTTTCTGGATTCATTGACAATATACCATTTGCTGCTACTATGATTCCTGTAATTCAAAATTTGCCAAAGATAAATCCTCAAGCATTTTCAAATATCACACCATTCTGGTACGCACTTTCTCTTGGAGCATGTTTAGGTGGTAACTTAACCCCAGTTGGTGCTTCAGCTAATGTCGTTGGATTATCCTTACTGAAAAAATATAAAGGGAAAAATATTTCGGCTCTTTGTCAAGTAGTGGGGTGGGTATTCTGA
- a CDS encoding ABC transporter substrate-binding protein translates to MKKWLVVILGIFVAILALAAFDPTVYVEATIGEPDTLDPHLAYDTSSGEVLYNVYENLIAYKGRSVSEFEPRLATEVPTVKNGLVKDGGKTYVFPIRKNVKFHNGNLLTPEDVEYSFERGLLYDPEGGPMWMLWYAIFGVHSRDEALEEFVGKPVSEIFDAKTGEPKADYKQKVIDFYKKVVDPAIEVQGDNVVIKLVRPYAPFMNIIAQSAHWAAILDKETCIKLGLWDGKAETWWKWKGMQKEESPLYSYAMGTGPYKFVEWDRKQQKVTLVANENYWREPAKIKKVIIWGIDEWSTRKAMLEKGDADSIAVVLEYLDQLRGNKDIQIIENIPTLSVTVLAFNWTVNTSSKYIGSGKLDGNGINPDFFSDIYARKAVAAAINYDALIRDVLKGFGKRIPTALPEGLLGFDPSLPLYKFNVKTVQDNLKKAWNGQAWAKGFKFSVAYNQGNVGRQRVAEMVKMYLEMAAPGKAKIDVQPLQWPTFLDATKRGELPVFILGWLADYPDPDNFIFTYYHSNGDYSGRQGEGFRKFVSTPRKELGGKSLDELIEQAAAETDPQARAKLYVQIQKFVVDNCISVPVYQPIGVRVQRTWVKGWYDNPMRPGMDFYSVYKQQ, encoded by the coding sequence GTGAAAAAGTGGTTAGTAGTTATCCTTGGTATTTTTGTGGCAATTTTGGCACTTGCGGCATTTGACCCAACAGTATACGTTGAAGCAACGATCGGTGAACCAGATACCCTCGACCCACATCTTGCTTACGATACGTCAAGTGGTGAGGTACTTTACAACGTTTACGAAAACCTTATTGCTTACAAGGGTAGAAGCGTTAGCGAATTCGAACCAAGATTGGCAACAGAAGTTCCAACAGTAAAGAACGGACTTGTCAAAGACGGTGGAAAGACATACGTATTTCCTATTAGAAAGAACGTAAAGTTCCACAACGGTAACCTACTAACACCAGAAGATGTTGAGTACTCATTTGAAAGAGGATTGTTGTATGATCCAGAAGGCGGTCCAATGTGGATGCTCTGGTACGCTATTTTCGGTGTTCATTCAAGAGATGAAGCACTTGAAGAATTCGTTGGTAAACCTGTCAGTGAAATATTTGATGCAAAAACCGGAGAACCAAAAGCAGATTACAAGCAAAAAGTTATCGATTTCTATAAAAAAGTAGTTGACCCAGCAATTGAGGTCCAAGGTGACAATGTAGTAATTAAACTTGTCAGACCATACGCACCATTTATGAACATCATAGCGCAAAGTGCACACTGGGCAGCTATTCTTGATAAAGAAACATGTATAAAACTTGGTTTGTGGGATGGAAAAGCTGAAACATGGTGGAAATGGAAAGGCATGCAAAAAGAAGAATCACCACTTTACTCATACGCGATGGGTACAGGACCATACAAATTCGTAGAGTGGGATAGAAAGCAACAAAAAGTTACATTGGTAGCAAACGAAAACTACTGGAGAGAACCAGCAAAGATTAAGAAAGTTATCATCTGGGGTATCGATGAATGGTCAACAAGAAAAGCAATGCTTGAGAAAGGTGACGCAGACTCAATAGCTGTTGTTCTTGAATACCTTGATCAACTCAGAGGAAACAAAGACATTCAAATCATCGAAAATATACCAACACTTTCTGTTACAGTTTTAGCATTCAACTGGACAGTTAACACATCAAGCAAGTACATTGGTAGTGGTAAACTTGATGGAAATGGTATAAATCCAGACTTCTTCAGCGATATATATGCAAGAAAAGCAGTTGCCGCAGCAATTAACTACGATGCACTTATTAGAGATGTTTTGAAAGGCTTCGGTAAGAGAATACCAACAGCTCTTCCAGAAGGATTACTCGGCTTTGATCCATCTTTACCACTCTACAAATTCAACGTTAAAACTGTACAAGACAACTTGAAAAAAGCATGGAATGGTCAAGCATGGGCAAAAGGATTCAAATTCAGTGTAGCATATAACCAAGGTAACGTAGGAAGGCAAAGAGTTGCTGAAATGGTTAAGATGTACCTTGAAATGGCTGCACCTGGAAAGGCAAAGATAGACGTACAACCGTTGCAATGGCCAACATTCCTTGATGCAACAAAACGTGGTGAATTACCAGTATTCATCCTTGGATGGCTTGCAGATTACCCAGACCCAGATAACTTCATCTTTACATACTACCACAGCAACGGTGATTACTCTGGCAGACAAGGTGAAGGATTTAGAAAATTTGTTAGCACACCAAGAAAAGAACTTGGTGGAAAAAGCCTAGATGAACTTATTGAACAAGCAGCCGCAGAGACAGATCCTCAAGCACGTGCAAAACTTTATGTACAGATTCAAAAATTCGTAGTTGACAATTGTATCAGTGTCCCAGTATATCAACCAATTGGAGTACGCGTACAAAGAACCTGGGTCAAAGGTTGGTACGATAACCCAATGAGACCTGGTATGGACTTCTACTCAGTATACAAACAACAATAA